The proteins below come from a single Prochlorococcus marinus CUG1415 genomic window:
- the chlP gene encoding geranylgeranyl reductase, whose protein sequence is MLRVAVIGGGPSGSCAAEILAKSGIKTWLFERKLDNAKPCGGAIPLCMVEEFDLPESIIDRKVRHMRMISPSNREVDISLDKVYGKSDNEFIGMCRREVMDAFMRNRASDLGATLINGLVTSIETGNNNQGPYKLTYSDYSSGDKKGELKELTVDLLIGADGANSRVAKAMDAGDYKVAIAFQERIKLPKEEMSYYEDLAEMYVGTDVSPDFYGWVFPKYDHVAVGTGTMQKNQSLIKGLQEGVRNRAKKRLVNGEVIKVEAHPIPEHPRPRRVVGRMALVGDAAGYVTKSSGEGIYFAAKSGRMCAEEIVEASKNGEIIPSENDLKNYLKKWDKKYGATYKVLEILQNIFYRNDSAREAFVEMCDDMDVQRLTFDSYLYKKVVAMKPIQQIKLTLLTLGSILRGKALAPLNYKPVDSAVREEKEVEKMLEKYSIKGGIKVKSSKV, encoded by the coding sequence ATGTTGAGGGTCGCTGTTATTGGAGGGGGTCCAAGTGGTTCATGTGCTGCAGAAATACTTGCTAAATCTGGAATAAAAACTTGGCTCTTCGAGAGAAAATTAGACAATGCAAAACCCTGCGGAGGAGCTATTCCTCTTTGTATGGTAGAGGAATTTGATTTGCCAGAGTCGATTATTGATAGAAAAGTAAGGCATATGCGAATGATCTCTCCTTCAAATAGAGAAGTAGATATAAGTTTAGATAAGGTTTATGGCAAAAGTGATAATGAATTTATAGGAATGTGCAGAAGAGAAGTCATGGATGCTTTCATGCGCAACAGAGCCTCAGATCTTGGTGCCACATTAATAAATGGATTAGTTACTTCAATAGAGACTGGAAATAACAACCAAGGTCCATATAAACTTACATATTCTGATTATTCATCTGGAGATAAAAAAGGAGAACTGAAGGAACTGACAGTAGACCTTTTAATTGGTGCAGACGGAGCTAATAGTAGAGTTGCTAAAGCTATGGATGCAGGCGATTACAAAGTAGCTATAGCGTTTCAGGAAAGAATTAAATTACCCAAAGAAGAAATGAGCTACTATGAAGATCTTGCTGAAATGTATGTAGGCACTGACGTCTCTCCTGACTTTTATGGTTGGGTATTCCCTAAATATGATCATGTTGCCGTTGGAACAGGGACAATGCAGAAGAATCAATCCTTAATAAAGGGGCTTCAGGAAGGAGTAAGGAATAGAGCAAAAAAAAGGCTTGTAAATGGGGAGGTTATCAAAGTAGAGGCTCATCCTATTCCTGAGCATCCTAGGCCTAGAAGAGTTGTTGGGAGAATGGCTTTAGTAGGAGATGCTGCTGGTTATGTTACTAAGAGTTCTGGAGAGGGAATATATTTTGCTGCAAAAAGTGGAAGAATGTGTGCAGAAGAAATTGTTGAAGCTTCAAAAAATGGAGAAATTATACCTTCAGAAAATGATTTAAAAAATTACTTAAAAAAATGGGATAAAAAGTATGGAGCCACATATAAGGTTCTAGAAATTCTACAAAACATATTTTATAGGAACGATTCTGCTAGAGAAGCTTTTGTAGAAATGTGTGATGATATGGACGTTCAAAGACTCACTTTTGATAGTTATTTATATAAAAAAGTTGTTGCAATGAAACCAATACAGCAAATTAAACTTACTTTGCTTACTCTTGGATCAATTTTAAGAGGTAAAGCACTTGCCCCATTAAACTACAAACCTGTTGATAGTGCTGTGAGAGAAGAGAAAGAAGTTGAAAAAATGCTTGAAA